A genomic segment from Limosilactobacillus sp. encodes:
- a CDS encoding glycoside hydrolase family 70 protein: MSLKKHYKLYKAGKQWCVAAIATIAMTGGMLALQGTVSADDTTSTGAANSTLVTTTDSQSQRTTDDATTTTQATKDDATATADTQSTNTTGSTAAAQLTDQATVQSATATMRDAAKTSLPTGTPGWGQQAGSWYYFNNQGNAVTGWKQLGHWYYFDPSNGQMQSGLKSINSRYYYLNPNHDGTFGAMLTGWQQIDGQWYGFGGANDGAALTGWHKINGRWYYFQQTGQADTGWQQVNNNWYYFDPTNAWAQTGWQRINNNWYYFDSQNAWALKGWQRINNNWYYFDPVNVWAQKGWLNTADGNWYYFDPENAWALTGWQRINNNWYYFDNQNAWALKGWQRINNNWYYFDPVNVWAQKGWLRTQSGNWYYFDPENAWAQTGWLQLNGHWYYFDQNGKAQTGWQQINNHWYYFDEENVWALSGFQRINNHTYYFDPTNAWALTGWQTLDGHQYYFDPTNAWALTGHQQIDGKSYYFDDYGRMSETYAKIENGKFVIYKAADNSVVKTLDSGTWENVAYSLDTNSINNIDGYLSYTGWYRPYGTSQDGKTWYKTGAGDWRPMLMYVWPSKDVQAQFIKYFVNHGYESADYGLTKDSVAKLTKDTDTKTLNDAAQNLRYVIEQHIAANKSTGQLANDVNGFMATVPELSAASELSVVYSKGFQPTVDGTTDNDQLLFVNNNSRNQAAGDTSYADSNYRLINRTINNQTGSSTSNESPELLVGNDIDNSNPVVQAENLNWEYFLLNYGNLMGYNADGNFDGFRIDAADNTDADVLDQVAQLVNDLYHTKGNPQNANDHLLYNEGYHGSASTMLNKKNNSELFMDATYFNTLQNVLGRLNGRDSVANLITNSVVNRANDTTENEATPNWSFVTNHDQRKNLINWIIMNDHPGIPDIMANGYKAEYAEQAWKEFYADQARTNKLYAQYNVPAQYAVLLTNKDTVPQVYYGDLYDETDQYMQTKSMYYDAITTLMKARKTYVSGGQTMTKLNDGLLASVRYGKGVKDANSLGNDPLSRTTGLAVLVGNDPSMTEQTVAINMGKAHANQQYQNIMDTSTQGLTYDGTGSLNPAVLMTDADGILHVRVQGFSNPYVSGYLSVWAPVIDGTQSAATAASTTAANKDKYFESNAALDSHMIYEDFSLYQPEPTSQVNHAYNIIAQNANLFSDLGITDFWMAPAYTPFGMSRYHEGYSMTDRYTLGTTSNPTKYGSGQELSDAIAALHKAGLKVQEDLVMNQMIGFSSQEAVTVTRVNSSGHQMNVDGQTFANKIYFAYTRGGGEGQKEYGGKYLAELKAKYPDLFTTKAASTGVAPDPNTRITEWSAKYQNGTSLQNLGIGLAVKLANGDYAYLNGNGNQAYTTYLPEAISSLDYYANQSL; encoded by the coding sequence ATGTCACTAAAAAAGCACTATAAGCTCTATAAAGCTGGTAAACAATGGTGCGTGGCGGCAATTGCCACCATCGCCATGACCGGCGGGATGCTCGCTCTTCAGGGAACGGTTTCTGCGGATGACACGACCAGCACGGGGGCCGCTAACTCGACTCTCGTCACCACCACTGATTCTCAGAGTCAGAGGACTACTGATGATGCCACTACGACTACCCAGGCTACGAAGGATGATGCTACCGCCACGGCCGACACGCAGTCCACGAACACGACTGGCAGCACTGCAGCTGCTCAACTGACTGACCAGGCAACGGTTCAATCGGCCACCGCAACCATGCGGGACGCCGCAAAGACTAGCCTGCCGACCGGTACCCCGGGTTGGGGCCAGCAGGCTGGCAGCTGGTACTATTTCAATAACCAGGGGAATGCCGTTACCGGCTGGAAGCAGCTTGGCCACTGGTACTACTTTGATCCAAGCAACGGCCAAATGCAGTCGGGACTGAAGTCGATCAACAGTCGCTACTACTATCTGAACCCGAACCACGACGGGACCTTTGGCGCCATGCTGACCGGCTGGCAACAGATTGACGGCCAGTGGTACGGCTTCGGCGGTGCCAACGACGGTGCGGCCCTGACCGGCTGGCACAAGATTAACGGTCGCTGGTACTACTTCCAACAGACCGGCCAGGCCGACACCGGCTGGCAGCAGGTTAACAACAACTGGTACTACTTCGACCCGACGAACGCCTGGGCCCAGACTGGTTGGCAACGGATCAACAATAACTGGTATTACTTTGATAGCCAGAATGCGTGGGCACTCAAGGGCTGGCAACGGATCAACAACAACTGGTACTACTTCGACCCGGTAAACGTCTGGGCACAGAAGGGGTGGCTGAATACCGCGGATGGTAATTGGTACTACTTCGATCCGGAGAATGCCTGGGCGCTGACCGGTTGGCAGCGCATCAACAATAACTGGTACTACTTCGACAACCAGAATGCGTGGGCACTCAAGGGTTGGCAACGGATCAATAACAACTGGTACTACTTCGACCCAGTGAACGTCTGGGCACAGAAGGGCTGGCTGCGGACCCAGTCCGGCAACTGGTACTACTTCGATCCGGAGAACGCCTGGGCCCAGACTGGTTGGCTGCAGCTCAACGGTCACTGGTACTACTTCGATCAGAACGGCAAGGCCCAGACCGGTTGGCAACAAATCAACAATCACTGGTACTACTTCGACGAAGAAAATGTCTGGGCACTGAGTGGTTTCCAGCGGATCAACAACCATACCTACTACTTCGACCCAACCAACGCTTGGGCGCTGACCGGCTGGCAGACCCTTGATGGTCACCAGTACTACTTCGACCCGACGAACGCCTGGGCCTTGACCGGTCACCAGCAGATCGACGGCAAGTCCTACTACTTCGATGACTATGGTCGGATGTCCGAGACCTACGCCAAGATCGAAAATGGCAAGTTTGTGATCTACAAGGCAGCTGATAATTCAGTCGTTAAGACGCTGGACTCCGGCACCTGGGAGAACGTCGCTTACAGCCTCGACACCAACTCCATCAACAATATCGACGGCTACCTCAGTTACACGGGTTGGTACCGTCCATACGGGACCAGCCAGGATGGCAAGACCTGGTACAAGACTGGCGCTGGTGACTGGCGGCCGATGCTGATGTACGTCTGGCCAAGCAAGGACGTTCAAGCCCAATTCATCAAGTACTTCGTCAACCACGGCTACGAGAGCGCCGACTACGGCCTGACCAAGGACAGCGTTGCCAAGCTGACCAAGGATACCGACACCAAGACGCTTAACGACGCTGCCCAGAACCTGCGCTACGTCATCGAGCAGCATATCGCTGCCAACAAGAGCACCGGCCAGCTGGCCAACGACGTCAACGGCTTCATGGCCACCGTGCCGGAACTGTCCGCTGCTTCTGAACTGTCCGTTGTTTACAGCAAGGGCTTCCAGCCGACCGTGGACGGGACGACTGATAACGACCAGCTGCTCTTCGTCAACAACAATTCCCGGAACCAGGCGGCTGGTGACACCAGCTATGCTGACAGCAACTACCGTCTGATCAACCGGACCATCAACAACCAGACCGGTTCGAGCACCAGCAACGAGAGTCCGGAGCTGTTAGTCGGTAACGACATCGACAACTCCAACCCGGTCGTCCAGGCTGAGAACCTGAACTGGGAGTACTTCCTGCTGAACTACGGGAACCTGATGGGTTACAATGCCGATGGCAACTTCGACGGCTTCCGGATCGACGCGGCCGACAACACCGATGCCGACGTGCTCGACCAGGTAGCTCAGCTGGTCAACGACCTCTACCACACCAAGGGCAACCCGCAGAACGCCAATGACCACCTGCTCTACAACGAAGGCTACCACGGCAGTGCCTCCACGATGCTCAACAAGAAGAATAACTCTGAGCTCTTCATGGATGCTACCTACTTCAACACCCTCCAGAACGTCCTCGGCAGACTCAATGGCCGGGACAGCGTGGCCAACCTGATCACCAACAGCGTGGTCAACCGGGCCAACGACACTACGGAGAACGAGGCAACGCCAAACTGGTCCTTCGTTACTAACCATGACCAGCGGAAGAACCTGATCAACTGGATCATCATGAACGATCATCCTGGTATTCCTGATATCATGGCTAACGGCTACAAGGCCGAGTACGCTGAGCAGGCTTGGAAAGAATTCTATGCCGACCAGGCTCGGACGAACAAGCTCTACGCTCAGTACAACGTGCCGGCTCAATACGCAGTGCTCCTGACCAACAAGGACACCGTCCCACAGGTTTACTACGGTGACCTTTACGATGAGACCGACCAGTACATGCAGACCAAGTCGATGTACTACGACGCCATCACGACTCTGATGAAGGCACGGAAGACCTACGTCAGCGGTGGTCAAACGATGACCAAGCTGAACGACGGCCTCCTGGCGAGCGTTCGTTACGGGAAGGGCGTCAAGGATGCCAACAGTCTGGGGAACGATCCGCTGAGTCGGACCACTGGCCTGGCCGTCCTCGTCGGTAACGACCCGTCGATGACCGAGCAGACGGTTGCCATCAACATGGGGAAGGCCCACGCCAACCAGCAGTATCAAAACATCATGGACACGTCCACGCAGGGCTTGACCTACGACGGCACCGGCTCATTGAACCCGGCCGTCCTGATGACTGACGCCGACGGGATCCTTCACGTCCGCGTCCAGGGCTTCAGCAACCCATACGTCAGTGGATACCTGAGTGTCTGGGCACCAGTCATTGACGGGACCCAGAGCGCCGCAACTGCTGCATCCACGACCGCGGCTAACAAGGACAAGTACTTCGAATCCAACGCGGCCCTTGATTCCCACATGATCTACGAGGACTTCAGCCTCTACCAGCCGGAACCAACCTCGCAGGTAAATCACGCCTACAACATCATCGCCCAGAATGCCAACCTCTTTAGTGACCTTGGCATCACCGACTTCTGGATGGCTCCTGCCTACACGCCGTTTGGCATGAGCCGTTACCACGAAGGCTACTCGATGACCGACCGCTACACCCTGGGGACGACCAGCAACCCAACCAAGTACGGTAGCGGCCAGGAGCTGAGCGATGCGATCGCCGCCCTCCACAAGGCCGGACTGAAGGTTCAGGAGGACCTGGTTATGAATCAGATGATCGGTTTCAGCAGTCAGGAAGCCGTCACGGTTACCCGGGTCAACTCGAGTGGTCACCAGATGAATGTCGATGGCCAGACCTTCGCTAACAAGATCTACTTCGCTTACACCCGTGGTGGTGGCGAAGGCCAGAAGGAATACGGTGGGAAGTACCTGGCCGAACTGAAGGCCAAGTACCCAGACCTCTTCACGACCAAGGCAGCCTCGACCGGGGTGGCACCGGATCCGAACACCCGGATCACGGAATGGTCAGCGAAGTACCAGAACGGGACCTCACTGCAGAACCTTGGGATCGGCTTAGCAGTCAAGCTGGCGAATGGCGACTACGCCTACCTGAATGGCAACGGCAACCAGGCATACACCACCTACCTGCCGGAAGCAATCTCCTCGCTCGACTACTACGCTAATCAATCACTGTAA